Proteins from a genomic interval of Spea bombifrons isolate aSpeBom1 chromosome 4, aSpeBom1.2.pri, whole genome shotgun sequence:
- the POLR3B gene encoding DNA-directed RNA polymerase III subunit RPC2 has product MEVLAEEFGNLSKEQLAAPIDTVEEKWKLLPAFLKVKGLVKQHIDSFNYFINVEIKKIMKANEKVVSDADPMWYLKYLNIYVGVPDVEESFNVTRPVSPHECRLRDMTYCASITVDIEYTRGSQRVIRNALPIGRMPIMLRSSNCVLAGKTQAEFAKLNECPLDPGGYFIVKGVEKVILIQEQLSKNRIIVEQDRKGAVGASVTSSTHEKKSRTNLVMKQGRFYLKHNTLSEDIPIVIIFKAMGVESDQEIVQMIGTEEHVMAAFGPSLEECQKAQIYSQMQALKYIGNKIRRQRMWGGPKKSKVEEARELLASTILTHVPVKEFHFRAKCIYTAVMVRRVILAQGENKVDDRDYYGNKRLELAGQLLSLLFEDLFKKFNSEMKKIADQVIPKQRAAQFDVVKHMRQDQITNGMVNAISSGNWSLKRFKMDRQGVTQVLSRLSFIAALGMMTRISSQFEKTRKVSGPRSLQPSQWGMLCPSDTPEGEACGLVKNLALMTHITTDMEDGPIIKLAGNLGVEDVNLLCGEELSYPNIFIVFLNGNILGVIRDHQKLVNTFRLMRRAGYINEFVSISTNLTDRCVYISSDGGRLCRPYIIVKNQRPAVTKKHIQELSQGYRTFEDFLHESLVEYLDVNEENDCNISLYEHSITKQTTHLEIEPFTLLGVCAGLIPYPHHNQSPRNTYQCAMGKQAMGTIGYNQRNRIDTLMYLLAYPQRPMVKTKTIELIDFEKLPAGQNATVAVMSYSGYDIEDALVLNKASLDRGFGRCLVYKNAKCTLKRYSNQTFDKVMGPMLDANTRKPIWRHEILDADGICSPGEKVENKQVLVNKSMPTVTQTPLEGSAVPQQPQYKDVPVTYKGSTESYIEKVMISSNAEDAFLIKILLRQTRRPEIGDKFSSRHGQKGVCGLIVPQEDMPFCDTGICPDIIMNPHGFPSRMTVGKLIELLAGKAGVLDGRFHYGTAFGGSKVKDVCEDLIRHGYNYLGKDYVTSGITGEPLEAYIYFGPVYYQKLKHMVLDKMHARARGPRAVLTRQPTEGRSRDGGLRLGEMERDCLIGYGASMLLLERLMISSDAFEVDVCGQCGLLGYSGWCHYCKSSCHVSSLRIPYACKLLFQELQSMNIIPRLKLSRYNE; this is encoded by the exons gaaaaatggaaaCTACTGCCAGCTTTTTTGAAG GTGAAAGGACTCGTGAAGCAACACATAGACTCCTTCAATTATTTCATCAATGTTGAG attaagaaaataatgaaagcaaatGAGAAAGTAGTAAGCGACGCAGACCCGATGTGGTACTTAAA GTACCTTAATATTTATGTGGGTGTTCCCGATGTTGAAGAAAGTTTTAATGTAACCCGACCAGTGTCACCCCACGAG TGCCGTCTCAGAGACATGACCTATTGCGCATCAATAACCGTAGATATTGAATACACCAGAGGAAGCCAGCGAGTTATTCGTAACGCTTTACCTATTGGCAG AATGCCGATCATGCTACGCAGCTCTAACTGTGTCCTCGCGGGAAAGACTCAGGCTGAGTTTGCCAAACTAAATGAGTGTCCTTTGGACCcag GGGGCTACTTCATCGTGAAAGGAGTAGAAAAGGTTATTCTGATCCAAGAACAGTTGTCCAAAAATAGGATTATCGTGGAACAAGACCGGAAAGGAGCCGTCGGGGCGTCGGTGACCAG CTCTACCCATGAGAAGAAGAGCAGGACTAATTTAGTCATGAAGCAGGGAAGATTCTATCTGAAGCACAACACGCTATCCGAAGACATCCCTATCGTCATTATTTTCAAG GCCATGGGCGTCGAAAGCGACCAAGAAATTGTCCAAATGATTGGCACGGAGGAGCACGTGATGGCGGCTTTTGGCCCTAGTTTGGAGGAGTGCCAGAAAGCCCAAATCTATTCACAGATGCAG gcTTTAAAGTACATCGGTAACAAAATCCGACGGCAGAGGATGTGGGGAGGTCCGAAGAAGTCCAAGGTTGAGGAAGCACGTGAGCTTTTAGCATCAACAATCCTGACGCACGTACCT GTGAAAGAATTCCATTTCAGAGCTAAATGTATCTACACCGCCGTGATGGTCCGCCGGGTGATTTTGGCTCAAGGAGAAAATAAAGTTGATGATCGGGATTATTATGGCAACAAGCGATTGGAGTTGGCCGGCCAA cTGCTGTCTCTTTTATTTGAAGACTTGTTTAAAAAATTCAACTCTGAAATGAAAAAGATTGCCGATCAAGTCATCCCGAAGCAGCGGGCGGCTCAGTTCGACGTCGTAAAGCATATGCGGCAAGACCAGATCACCAACGGCATGGTGAACGCCATATCCTCG GGGAACTGGTCGCTGAAAAGATTCAAGATGGACCGCCAAGGTGTGACGCAGGTGCTGTCTAGATTATCTTTTATCGCAGCTTTGGGGATGATGACCAGGATCTCGTCTCAGTTTGAAAAGACCAGGAAGGTTAGCGGGCCGCGATCCCTGCAGCCATCGCAGTGGGGCATGCTGTGTCCGTCCGATACTCCTGAaggagag GCCTGCGGTCTGGTTAAGAATCTCGCGCTGATGACGCATATCACGACTGACATGGAAGACGGCCCGATAATCAAGCTGGCCGGTAACCTTGGCGTGGAAGATGTCAATCTGCTGTGCGGGGAAGAGCTCTCCTACCCCAACATTTTCATCGTCTTCCTTAATG GTAACATTCTCGGCGTTATACGAGATCATCAAAAGCTAGTGAACACGTTCCGTTTAATGCGACGAGCCGGCTACATCAATGAGTTTGTGTCTATTTCCACGAACCTCACCGACAGATGTGTGTACATATCCTCTGACGGGGGAAGACTGTGCAG ACCGTATATCATCGTGAAAAACCAAAGACCCGCCGTTACAAAGAAACACATCCAAGAACTTTCTCAAGGATACAG GACTTTTGAAGATTTCCTCCATGAGAGTCTCGTGGAATATTTGGATGTCAATGAAGAGAATGATTGTAACATATCCCTCTATGAACATAGCATCACAAA GCAGACGACGCACTTGGAAATCGAGCCGTTCACTCTGCTTGGCGTCTGCGCGGGGCTCATCCCGTACCCCCACCACAACCAGTCCCCCAGAAACACATACCAGTGTGCTATGGGCAAGCAAGCCATGG GGACAATTGGATACAACCAGAGGAACAGGATTGACACGCTCATGTACCTGTTGGCCTACCCACAAAGGCCGATGGTTAAAACCAAGACAATCGAACTGATCGATTTCGAGAAACTTCCGGCCGGCCAGAACGCCACCGTTGCCGTAATGAGTTACAGCGGCTACGACATTGAAGATGCCCTCGTACTTAACAAGGCTTCTTTAGACAGAG GGTTTGGCCGGTGCCTCGTCTACAAAAACGCAAAATGTACCCTGAAACGCTACAGCAACCAGACCTTCGATAAGGTGATGGGGCCGATGCTGGACGCTAACACTCGCAAACCCATCTGGAGGCATGAGATCCTGGACGCCGATGGAATTTGCTCTCCAG GAGAAAAAGTCGAAAACAAGCAGGTTCTTGTCAACAAATCCATGCCGACCGTCACGCAGACTCCTCTGGAGGGAAGTGCCGTGCCGCAGCAGCCCCAGTACAAAGACGTCCCAGTAAC TTACAAAGGGTCCACGGAGTCGTACATCGAGAAAGTGATGATTTCTTCAAATGCGGAAGACGCGTTCCTGATTAAGATCCTTCTCAGACAAACGAGACGGCCGGAGATCGGAGACAAGTTCAGCAGTCGTCACGGACAGAAAG GCGTCTGCGGGTTAATTGTGCCACAAGAGGACATGCCGTTTTGTGATACGGGGATCTGCCCGGATATAATCATGAATCCTCATGGTTTCCCATCTCGTATGACG GTTGGGAAGTTGATTGAACTTCTGGCTGGGAAAGCTGGAGTCTTGGACGGTCGGTTTCATTACGGAACGGCCTTCGGAGGTAGTAAAGTGAAGGACGTGTGCGAAGATCTAATTCGACACGGATACAACTACTTGGGAAAAGATTATGTAACATCTGGCATCACCGG CGAGCCCCTGGAGGCTTACATCTATTTTGGACCCGTCTACTACCAGAAACTCAAGCACATGGTGCTGGACAAGATGCATGCCCGAGCCAGAGGTCCGAGAGCCGTTCTTACCAG GCAACCCACGGAAGGTCGATCCCGCGATGGTGGCCTTCGACTTGGAGAAATGGAACGCGATTGCCTGATAGGGTACGGGGCCAGCATGTTGCTGTTGGAGAGGCTGATGATTTCTAGCGATGCCTTTGAGGTGGATGTTTGCGGACAATGTGGTTTGCTCGGCTATTCGGGCTG GTGCCATTACTGCAAGTCTTCCTGCCACGTGTCGTCTTTGCGGATCCCGTATGCATGCAAACTACTATTTCAAGAGCTCCAGTCCATGAATATTATACCTAGACTCAAACTGTCGCGGTATAATGAGTAA